The Halarchaeum grantii genome includes a window with the following:
- a CDS encoding DUF5815 family protein, with protein sequence MAGPRVPDAGDGADGGEGSDDGTVTLPCGESVHRGEFDLGMREYECACGERHAVVMDMHPPSRFVPEDVVEVLRASVTPSEDDAFEEFGTPHLMGSVMEEFPEEVVVVDASEDGTVGYALLWVAAFDARTLHEHVVELVVELMEHAVSHTRDDGAQGEFETQMLDFDVEGFVDAYRSEREWERER encoded by the coding sequence ATGGCGGGGCCGCGCGTTCCCGACGCCGGCGACGGCGCCGACGGCGGTGAGGGATCCGACGACGGCACCGTCACGCTCCCGTGTGGCGAGTCGGTCCACCGGGGCGAGTTCGACCTCGGGATGCGCGAGTACGAGTGCGCGTGCGGGGAGCGCCACGCGGTCGTGATGGACATGCATCCGCCCTCGCGCTTCGTCCCGGAGGACGTCGTCGAGGTGTTGCGCGCGAGCGTGACGCCGAGCGAGGACGACGCCTTCGAGGAGTTCGGCACGCCACACCTCATGGGGAGCGTCATGGAGGAGTTCCCCGAGGAGGTGGTGGTCGTCGACGCGAGCGAGGACGGCACCGTGGGATACGCGCTCCTCTGGGTGGCCGCGTTCGACGCCCGCACGCTCCACGAGCACGTCGTCGAGCTCGTCGTCGAGCTGATGGAGCACGCGGTGAGCCACACGCGCGACGACGGCGCGCAGGGCGAGTTCGAGACGCAGATGCTCGACTTCGACGTCGAAGGGTTCGTGGACGCCTATCGGAGCGAACGCGAGTGGGAGCGCGAGCGGTAG
- a CDS encoding DUF7124 domain-containing protein, with amino-acid sequence MSGGSTDMTLAFELSALKRLAKPGTAFADARQWTEYVGVVSDEPTYVVTNFTRKRRIRQDFFSGPKSKRESLENVKSQFETDRHVFVGTGEADEELAAETGWEYLAIEDAAAAADWELGEDDEDATAAGEPERDDWP; translated from the coding sequence ATGAGCGGCGGGAGCACGGACATGACGCTCGCCTTCGAGTTGTCCGCGCTCAAGCGACTCGCGAAGCCCGGGACGGCGTTCGCCGACGCCCGGCAGTGGACGGAGTACGTCGGCGTCGTGAGCGACGAACCGACGTACGTCGTGACGAACTTCACGCGCAAGCGCCGCATCAGGCAGGACTTCTTCTCCGGTCCGAAGTCGAAGCGCGAGAGCCTCGAGAACGTGAAGTCGCAGTTCGAGACGGACCGCCACGTCTTCGTCGGCACTGGCGAGGCCGACGAGGAACTCGCGGCGGAGACGGGCTGGGAGTACCTCGCGATCGAGGACGCGGCGGCGGCCGCGGACTGGGAGCTCGGCGAGGACGACGAGGACGCGACGGCGGCCGGGGAGCCGGAGCGCGACGACTGGCCCTGA
- a CDS encoding NAD(P)/FAD-dependent oxidoreductase, with protein MSESFVIIGDGVAGSSAAETIRERAPEADVTVVTDEGEALYNRILIKEFAKGKLPEAPISIHDESWYDERDIDLQLNTLVTGVDVDGHVVHTHEGDDLEYDKLLVATGGTPTQLPVENSDSEGIHHFWTFEDARHIREHAEDADEGAIVGAGLLGIDLAAICAAQDIDAKYLMRGDRWWRYALSEDGAEIIHDALAEKGIEPVFDSGASRFETDDDGHVVATIGGNGERYESDFVGVAIGLNFNVEFLQDTDVEMDDGIVVDEYMRTGAEDVFAAGDITQFYDTIRDTRAQNGSWGSAKQQGSVAGHAMVADDVEDSVDEFRWVSSYSITHFDFPFLSFGFPTDGDEHVERKYSETEWRRLAFEDGKLIGGVLIGNLAPQSKYKQLIRGEADVADQSDVLLQENFELEELDVDL; from the coding sequence ATGAGCGAGTCGTTCGTGATAATCGGCGACGGGGTCGCCGGCAGTTCCGCTGCGGAGACCATCCGCGAACGCGCCCCCGAGGCCGACGTCACCGTCGTCACAGACGAGGGCGAAGCCCTGTACAATCGCATCCTCATCAAGGAGTTCGCGAAGGGGAAGCTCCCCGAAGCGCCCATCTCCATCCACGACGAGTCGTGGTACGATGAGCGCGACATCGACCTCCAGCTGAACACGCTCGTCACGGGCGTGGACGTGGACGGACACGTCGTCCACACGCACGAGGGCGACGACCTCGAGTACGACAAACTCCTCGTCGCGACGGGCGGGACGCCCACCCAACTCCCCGTCGAGAACAGTGATTCCGAGGGCATTCACCACTTCTGGACGTTCGAGGACGCCCGCCACATCCGCGAGCACGCCGAGGACGCCGACGAAGGCGCCATCGTCGGCGCGGGCCTGCTCGGTATCGACCTCGCCGCGATCTGTGCCGCCCAAGACATCGACGCGAAGTACCTGATGCGCGGGGACCGCTGGTGGCGCTACGCCCTCAGCGAGGACGGCGCGGAGATCATCCACGACGCGCTCGCGGAGAAGGGCATCGAGCCGGTCTTCGACTCCGGCGCGTCGCGCTTCGAGACCGACGACGACGGGCACGTCGTCGCGACTATCGGCGGCAACGGCGAGCGCTACGAGTCCGACTTCGTCGGCGTCGCCATCGGCCTGAACTTCAACGTCGAGTTCCTCCAGGACACCGACGTCGAGATGGACGACGGCATCGTCGTCGACGAGTACATGCGCACGGGCGCCGAGGACGTCTTCGCGGCCGGCGACATCACCCAGTTCTACGACACCATCCGCGACACACGCGCGCAGAACGGCTCGTGGGGCTCCGCGAAACAGCAGGGCTCCGTCGCCGGGCACGCGATGGTCGCCGACGACGTCGAGGACAGCGTTGACGAGTTCCGCTGGGTGTCCTCCTACTCCATCACGCACTTCGACTTCCCGTTCCTCTCCTTCGGCTTCCCGACGGACGGCGACGAGCACGTCGAGCGCAAGTACTCGGAGACCGAGTGGCGTCGGCTCGCCTTCGAAGACGGGAAGCTCATCGGCGGCGTCCTCATCGGCAACCTCGCGCCGCAGTCGAAGTACAAGCAGCTCATCCGCGGCGAGGCCGACGTCGCGGACCAGTCGGACGTCCTCCTGCAGGAGAACTTCGAGCTCGAAGAGCTCGACGTCGACCTGTAG
- a CDS encoding DUF6149 family protein yields the protein MKLRQNVTHFAARKALEMPGVGEMVHEKLVDVHVSVFGGWADDEHTDERIPHLEAFFDASTEMYLAALQAGYEEAVAREMTHIVATFDFYNHGWAEMMEFPPEEVDAHYERHREFFEAHDITVEDPLGEFAPEGGLPDAPATPERLDDGEFPHAEGGFADDVYVEGDDGETHQGSAEEPEHVDVEDAPGAN from the coding sequence ATGAAACTACGCCAGAACGTCACGCACTTCGCGGCGCGGAAGGCGCTGGAGATGCCGGGCGTCGGTGAGATGGTCCACGAGAAACTCGTCGACGTTCACGTCTCCGTCTTCGGCGGCTGGGCGGACGACGAGCACACCGACGAGCGCATCCCGCACCTCGAGGCGTTCTTCGACGCCTCCACGGAGATGTACCTCGCCGCGCTCCAGGCGGGCTACGAGGAGGCCGTCGCGCGCGAGATGACGCACATCGTCGCCACCTTCGACTTCTACAACCACGGCTGGGCGGAGATGATGGAGTTCCCCCCCGAGGAAGTCGACGCCCACTACGAGCGCCACCGCGAGTTCTTCGAGGCGCACGACATCACCGTCGAGGACCCCCTCGGCGAGTTCGCGCCCGAAGGCGGCCTCCCCGACGCGCCGGCGACGCCCGAACGCCTCGACGACGGCGAGTTCCCGCACGCCGAAGGCGGCTTCGCGGACGACGTCTACGTCGAGGGCGACGACGGCGAGACACACCAAGGAAGCGCCGAGGAACCGGAGCACGTCGACGTCGAGGACGCCCCCGGCGCGAACTGA
- a CDS encoding MBL fold metallo-hydrolase, which produces MAEELVAGCWWLDLGGTNAYLVEDGDDLVLVDAGMPWHADDVRAGVRDAGYGLADVTRVFVTHYDIDHVGGLRSLDLDAPVHVGAKDADFLTGRRRPPLSNRKGFFQRVTGLFAPTLTDVAYVADGDQLGSFTAFATPGHTPGHVAYVSRERGVAFLGDLVREADGALEPSPWALSYDTGDVRESIGSLVRESPAFDVACVGHGTPLVTGGKKALAGALG; this is translated from the coding sequence ATGGCCGAGGAACTCGTCGCCGGTTGCTGGTGGCTCGACCTCGGCGGAACGAACGCCTACCTCGTCGAGGATGGCGACGACCTCGTGCTCGTGGACGCGGGGATGCCGTGGCACGCCGACGACGTCCGCGCGGGCGTCCGCGATGCCGGCTACGGCCTCGCGGACGTGACGCGGGTGTTCGTGACGCATTACGACATCGACCACGTCGGCGGCCTCCGCTCGCTCGACCTCGACGCGCCGGTCCACGTCGGCGCGAAGGACGCCGACTTCCTGACCGGGCGACGCCGGCCGCCGCTCTCGAACCGGAAGGGGTTCTTTCAGCGCGTCACCGGGCTGTTCGCGCCGACGCTCACGGACGTCGCGTACGTCGCGGACGGCGACCAACTCGGGAGCTTCACCGCGTTCGCGACGCCCGGGCACACGCCGGGGCACGTCGCCTACGTCTCGCGAGAGCGGGGCGTCGCCTTCCTCGGCGACCTCGTTCGCGAGGCCGACGGCGCGCTCGAACCGTCGCCGTGGGCGTTGAGCTACGACACCGGCGACGTCCGCGAGAGCATCGGCTCCCTCGTGCGCGAGTCCCCCGCGTTCGACGTGGCGTGCGTCGGCCACGGGACGCCGCTCGTCACCGGCGGGAAGAAGGCGCTCGCCGGCGCGCTCGGGTAG
- a CDS encoding NAD(P)/FAD-dependent oxidoreductase, with protein sequence MIGIVGGGIAGLAAARRLQRAGHEVTVFEASEQIGGLAATYETAGDPLEKFYHHLSGSEGTIVDLIEELGLGDDVEWPIGKNAYYIDGTIHPMDKPWEILAFPYWSLYDTFRLGMLVLDVDVRGGVPSFDSYEDLEDYEDVPVKEFCVEHTTENVYETFFEPLLEAKFGERAEDVSAAWLLGRIKFRGERDLLKGEPLGYLKGGFGRLLDELLDDVGSDTVETSTRVTDVTYGESGVESLTAQGPDGAAEAHDVDAVVVAAMPTVLEELTGYECDIEFQGTVCSVISMEESLTDTYWLNVADDAPFGALIEHTNFIHQSNYGGEHLLYVPKYIQSPEDPVWQMDDEAVAETWLDGIEGLFPDFDRESVNWVQTARNPRTAPIYERGYLDMVVPYDLSEAVADGVYYAGMASEAQYPERSLNGGIVAGYEVADRIVEEY encoded by the coding sequence ATGATTGGCATCGTCGGCGGCGGGATCGCAGGGCTGGCGGCGGCCCGGCGTCTCCAGCGCGCCGGCCACGAGGTGACGGTGTTCGAGGCGTCCGAGCAGATCGGGGGGCTCGCGGCGACGTACGAGACGGCGGGCGACCCGCTGGAGAAGTTCTATCACCACCTCTCGGGCTCTGAGGGGACCATCGTCGACCTCATCGAGGAACTCGGCCTCGGCGACGACGTGGAGTGGCCCATCGGGAAGAACGCCTACTACATCGACGGGACGATCCACCCGATGGACAAGCCGTGGGAGATCCTCGCGTTCCCCTACTGGAGCCTCTACGACACGTTCCGCTTGGGGATGCTCGTCCTCGACGTCGACGTTCGCGGCGGCGTCCCGTCGTTCGACTCCTACGAGGACCTCGAGGACTACGAGGACGTCCCCGTGAAGGAGTTCTGCGTCGAGCACACCACCGAGAACGTCTACGAGACGTTCTTCGAGCCGCTCCTGGAGGCGAAGTTCGGCGAGCGCGCGGAGGACGTCTCGGCGGCGTGGCTCCTCGGGCGCATCAAGTTCCGGGGCGAGCGCGACCTGCTGAAGGGCGAACCGCTGGGCTACCTGAAGGGCGGGTTCGGCCGCCTCCTCGACGAACTCCTCGACGACGTCGGGAGCGACACCGTGGAGACGAGCACGCGCGTGACGGACGTCACCTACGGCGAGTCCGGCGTCGAGTCGCTGACGGCGCAGGGACCCGACGGCGCGGCCGAGGCGCATGACGTGGACGCGGTCGTCGTCGCGGCGATGCCGACCGTCCTCGAGGAGCTCACCGGCTACGAGTGTGACATCGAGTTCCAAGGGACGGTCTGCTCGGTGATCTCGATGGAGGAGTCGCTGACGGACACCTACTGGCTGAACGTCGCGGACGACGCGCCGTTCGGCGCGCTCATCGAGCACACGAACTTCATCCACCAGTCGAACTACGGCGGCGAGCACCTCCTCTACGTCCCGAAGTACATCCAGAGCCCGGAGGACCCGGTCTGGCAGATGGACGACGAGGCGGTCGCGGAGACGTGGCTCGACGGCATCGAGGGCCTCTTCCCCGACTTCGATCGCGAGTCGGTGAACTGGGTGCAGACGGCGCGCAACCCCCGGACGGCGCCGATCTACGAGCGCGGCTACCTCGACATGGTGGTGCCCTACGACCTCTCCGAGGCCGTCGCGGACGGCGTCTACTACGCGGGGATGGCGAGCGAGGCCCAGTACCCCGAGCGCTCGCTGAACGGCGGTATCGTCGCTGGCTACGAGGTCGCCGACAGGATCGTCGAGGAGTACTGA
- a CDS encoding homoserine kinase, protein MLTVRAPATSANLGSGFDVFGVALDRPADVVSVERADETTIEVSGAGAQYIPEDPRKNTAGVVARELDAPAHIRIDKGVRPSSGLGSSAASAAATAVALDALYERNLTGDELVRVAAEGEAAVSGEAHADNVAPSILGGFTVVRDDGVFSVDADVPLVACLPDIAVSTRDARGVVPESAAMDDVVHTVGSAATLTAGMQRDDPALVGRGMDERVVTPARAKLIDGYDDVCAAATDAGATGVTVSGAGPAIIAACYPARQRAVAAAMVEAFEDAGVDARAYRSTVGSGAEILGE, encoded by the coding sequence ATGCTCACGGTCCGTGCCCCCGCGACGAGTGCGAACCTCGGGAGCGGGTTCGACGTCTTCGGCGTCGCGCTCGACCGGCCCGCCGACGTCGTCAGCGTCGAACGCGCCGACGAGACCACCATCGAGGTCTCGGGCGCGGGCGCGCAGTACATCCCCGAAGACCCCCGGAAGAACACCGCCGGCGTGGTCGCCCGTGAACTCGACGCGCCCGCGCACATCCGCATCGACAAGGGGGTGCGCCCGTCCTCGGGGCTGGGCTCCAGCGCCGCCTCCGCCGCCGCCACCGCCGTCGCGCTCGACGCGCTCTACGAGCGCAATCTCACCGGCGACGAACTCGTCCGCGTCGCCGCCGAGGGCGAAGCCGCCGTCTCCGGCGAAGCGCACGCCGACAACGTCGCGCCCTCGATCCTCGGCGGCTTCACCGTCGTCCGGGACGACGGCGTCTTCAGCGTCGACGCGGACGTCCCCCTCGTGGCGTGCCTCCCCGATATCGCCGTCTCGACGCGCGACGCGCGCGGCGTCGTTCCCGAGAGCGCGGCGATGGACGACGTCGTCCACACCGTCGGGAGCGCCGCCACCCTCACGGCAGGGATGCAGCGCGACGACCCGGCGCTCGTCGGGCGCGGGATGGACGAGCGCGTCGTCACGCCCGCCCGCGCGAAACTCATCGACGGCTACGACGACGTCTGTGCGGCCGCGACGGACGCCGGCGCGACCGGCGTCACCGTCAGCGGCGCCGGCCCCGCCATCATCGCCGCCTGCTATCCCGCCCGCCAACGCGCCGTCGCCGCCGCGATGGTCGAGGCGTTCGAGGACGCCGGCGTGGACGCGCGCGCCTACCGCTCGACGGTCGGGTCGGGCGCGGAGATACTCGGCGAGTAA
- a CDS encoding isocitrate/isopropylmalate dehydrogenase family protein, whose product MTEEIVVIPGDGIGQEVVPAAVDVLQATGIGFEFVEATAGDHVAAEGGDPLPEETRALVADADATLFGAAGESAADVILPLRDAVGSFVNVRPARTYPGVDAVKPDMDIVFLRENTEGVYAGHESRLTDDVSTLTRVVSKSASERLAEYACDYAPDGFTVAHKANVMRETDGLFRDTVQSVAEENGVETDAALMDALAMHLCLRPEEYEVVVCPNLAGDVLSDLAAGLVGGLGLLPSANIGEERALFEPVHGTAPDIAGQGVANPCATVLSAAMLLDYLGYEEEGDAVRDAVEDGLAHGPRTPDLGGDASTADVTNDIIERL is encoded by the coding sequence ATGACTGAGGAGATCGTCGTCATCCCCGGCGACGGTATCGGCCAAGAGGTCGTCCCTGCGGCGGTCGACGTCCTGCAGGCCACGGGCATCGGCTTCGAGTTCGTGGAGGCGACGGCCGGCGACCACGTCGCCGCCGAGGGCGGCGACCCGCTCCCCGAGGAGACGCGCGCGCTCGTCGCGGACGCGGACGCGACGCTGTTCGGCGCGGCGGGCGAGAGCGCGGCGGACGTCATCCTCCCGCTTCGCGACGCCGTCGGCTCCTTCGTGAACGTCCGGCCCGCGCGCACGTACCCGGGCGTGGACGCCGTGAAGCCCGACATGGACATCGTCTTCCTCCGTGAGAACACGGAGGGGGTCTACGCCGGCCACGAGTCGCGGCTCACGGACGACGTCTCGACGCTGACGCGCGTCGTCTCGAAGTCCGCGAGCGAGCGCCTCGCCGAGTACGCCTGCGACTACGCCCCGGACGGGTTCACGGTCGCCCACAAGGCGAACGTGATGCGCGAGACGGACGGGCTCTTCCGCGACACCGTGCAGTCGGTCGCCGAGGAGAACGGCGTCGAGACGGACGCCGCGCTGATGGACGCGCTCGCGATGCACCTCTGTCTGCGCCCCGAGGAGTACGAGGTCGTCGTCTGCCCGAACCTCGCGGGCGACGTCCTCTCCGACCTCGCCGCCGGCCTCGTGGGGGGGCTCGGCCTCCTCCCCTCCGCCAACATCGGCGAGGAGCGCGCGCTCTTCGAGCCCGTGCACGGCACCGCACCGGACATCGCCGGGCAGGGCGTCGCGAACCCCTGCGCGACGGTGCTCTCGGCGGCGATGCTCCTCGACTACCTCGGCTACGAGGAGGAGGGCGACGCGGTGCGTGACGCCGTCGAGGACGGCCTCGCGCACGGCCCGCGAACGCCCGACCTCGGCGGTGACGCGTCCACCGCCGACGTGACGAACGACATCATCGAGCGGCTCTAA
- the leuD gene encoding 3-isopropylmalate dehydratase small subunit — MSDLSEGPAETIEEVTGSGIPIRGNDIDTDQIIPARFMKVVTFDGLGEYAFFDQRFDDEDNQKDHPFNEARFQDANVLVVNSNFGCGSSREHAPQALMRWGIDAIIGESFAEIFAGNCLALGIPTLTADHESINALQQWVDDHPDEELHVDVVREVVEYDGTEMSANVDKAQHKALVEGVWDTTALMEANAAATRDVAESLPYVESDSLPGAEADD, encoded by the coding sequence ATGAGTGACCTCTCGGAGGGGCCGGCCGAGACCATCGAGGAAGTGACCGGGAGCGGCATCCCGATTCGCGGGAACGACATCGACACCGACCAGATCATCCCCGCGCGCTTCATGAAGGTCGTCACGTTCGACGGCCTCGGCGAGTACGCGTTCTTCGACCAGCGTTTCGACGACGAGGACAACCAGAAGGACCACCCGTTCAACGAGGCGCGCTTCCAGGACGCGAACGTCCTCGTGGTGAACTCGAACTTCGGCTGTGGCTCCTCGCGCGAGCACGCCCCGCAGGCGCTGATGCGCTGGGGGATCGACGCGATCATCGGCGAGTCCTTCGCGGAGATCTTCGCGGGCAACTGCCTCGCGCTCGGCATCCCGACGCTCACGGCGGACCACGAGTCCATCAACGCCCTCCAGCAGTGGGTGGACGACCACCCGGACGAGGAACTGCACGTCGACGTCGTGCGCGAAGTCGTCGAGTACGACGGCACGGAGATGAGCGCGAACGTCGACAAGGCACAGCACAAGGCGCTCGTGGAGGGCGTCTGGGACACGACCGCGCTGATGGAGGCGAACGCGGCGGCGACGCGCGACGTGGCCGAGTCACTCCCGTACGTCGAGTCCGACTCGCTCCCGGGGGCCGAGGCCGATGACTGA
- the leuC gene encoding 3-isopropylmalate dehydratase large subunit, with protein MSEGTLYDKVWDEHTVTTLPTGQTQLFVGLHLIHEVTSPQAFGMLRERDIDVAYPELTHATVDHIVPTDDRSRPFKNDAAERMMEELEENVRDAGIEFDDPTTGNQGIVHVIGPEQGITTPGKTIVCGDSHTATHGAFGAVAFGIGTSQIRDVLATQCIAMEKQKVRRIEVEGELGPGVEAKDIILEIIRRLGTDGGVGYVYEYGGEAIENLGMEGRMSICNMSIEGGARAGYVNPDETTYEWLAETDEYADDPEKFERHKEYWESIRTDDDAEYDDVVTIDASDLEPVVTWGTTPGQGIGITDPIPDPEEMDSGDADVARRAQDHMRVEPGETMEGYDIDVAFLGSCTNARLPDLRAAARVVEGREVADGVRAFVVPGSQRVKAAAEAEGLDEVFTEAGFDWRDAGCSMCLGMNDDQLEGDEACASSSNRNFIGRQGSKDGRTVLMNPRMVAAAAITGEVTDVRDLKEVSLA; from the coding sequence ATGAGCGAGGGCACGCTCTACGACAAGGTCTGGGACGAGCACACCGTCACGACGCTCCCGACGGGCCAGACCCAGCTCTTCGTCGGCCTCCACCTCATCCACGAGGTGACGAGCCCGCAGGCGTTCGGGATGCTGCGCGAGCGCGACATCGACGTCGCCTACCCCGAGCTGACGCACGCGACCGTCGACCACATCGTCCCGACGGACGACCGCTCGCGGCCGTTCAAGAACGACGCCGCCGAGCGGATGATGGAGGAACTCGAGGAGAACGTCCGGGACGCCGGCATCGAGTTCGACGACCCGACGACGGGCAATCAGGGTATCGTCCACGTCATCGGGCCGGAGCAGGGTATCACGACGCCCGGCAAGACCATCGTCTGTGGCGACTCGCACACGGCGACGCACGGCGCGTTCGGCGCCGTCGCGTTCGGCATCGGCACCTCGCAGATTCGGGACGTCCTCGCGACGCAGTGTATCGCGATGGAGAAGCAGAAGGTCCGACGCATCGAGGTCGAGGGCGAACTCGGCCCCGGCGTCGAGGCGAAGGACATCATCCTCGAGATCATCCGCCGACTCGGAACCGACGGCGGTGTCGGCTACGTCTACGAGTACGGCGGCGAGGCCATCGAGAACCTCGGGATGGAGGGCCGCATGTCCATCTGCAACATGTCCATCGAGGGCGGCGCGCGCGCCGGCTACGTCAACCCCGACGAGACCACCTACGAGTGGCTCGCGGAGACCGACGAGTACGCCGACGACCCCGAGAAGTTCGAGCGCCACAAGGAGTACTGGGAGTCCATCCGCACGGACGACGATGCGGAGTACGACGACGTCGTCACCATCGACGCCTCCGACCTCGAACCGGTCGTCACGTGGGGGACCACGCCCGGGCAGGGAATCGGCATCACGGACCCCATCCCGGACCCCGAGGAGATGGATTCCGGCGACGCGGATGTCGCGCGACGCGCACAGGACCACATGCGCGTCGAACCCGGCGAGACGATGGAGGGCTACGACATCGACGTCGCCTTCCTCGGCTCCTGTACGAACGCCCGCCTGCCGGACCTGCGCGCCGCCGCGCGGGTCGTCGAGGGCCGGGAGGTCGCGGACGGCGTGCGCGCGTTCGTCGTCCCCGGTAGCCAGCGCGTGAAGGCCGCTGCCGAGGCCGAGGGCCTCGACGAGGTCTTCACCGAGGCCGGCTTCGATTGGCGCGACGCCGGCTGTTCGATGTGTCTCGGGATGAACGACGACCAACTGGAGGGCGACGAGGCGTGTGCGTCCTCCTCGAACCGGAACTTCATCGGCCGACAGGGCTCGAAGGACGGCCGCACCGTCCTGATGAACCCGCGCATGGTCGCCGCCGCCGCCATCACCGGGGAAGTGACTGACGTGCGCGACCTGAAGGAGGTGAGCCTCGCATGA
- the ilvC gene encoding ketol-acid reductoisomerase gives MTDDTEFTQPVYHEEDTNAEYIADKTVAVLGYGSQGHAHAQNLHESGVDVVVGLREGSASRSAAEDDGLRVATPVEAAAEADVVSILVPDTVQPAVYDQIEDELEAGDTLQFAHGFNIHYGQIEPKGGIDVTMVAPKSPGHLVRRNYEAGEGTPGLVAVYQDETGDAKGEALAYASAIGCARAGVIETTFREETETDLFGEQAVLCGGATALVKQGYEVLVDAGYSPEMAYFEVLNELKLIVDLMYEGGLTEMWDSVSDTAEYGGLTQGPVVVDETARENMEEVLEQVQNGEFAQEWITENQANRPKYKQLRAREENHDIEEVGERLRELFAWAEEESEDEEEVAEVSADD, from the coding sequence ATGACTGACGACACAGAGTTCACCCAGCCCGTATATCACGAAGAAGACACGAACGCGGAGTACATCGCGGACAAGACCGTCGCCGTCCTCGGCTACGGCAGTCAGGGCCACGCCCACGCCCAGAACCTCCACGAGTCCGGCGTCGACGTCGTCGTCGGCCTCCGCGAGGGCTCCGCCTCCCGGAGCGCCGCCGAGGATGACGGCCTGCGCGTCGCGACGCCGGTCGAGGCCGCCGCCGAGGCCGACGTCGTGAGTATCCTCGTCCCCGACACCGTCCAGCCCGCCGTCTACGACCAGATCGAGGACGAACTCGAGGCCGGCGACACCCTCCAGTTCGCGCACGGCTTCAACATCCACTACGGCCAGATCGAACCGAAAGGAGGCATCGACGTGACGATGGTCGCGCCGAAGTCCCCGGGCCACCTCGTCCGCCGGAACTACGAGGCCGGCGAAGGCACGCCCGGCCTCGTCGCCGTCTACCAGGACGAGACGGGCGACGCGAAGGGGGAAGCGCTCGCGTACGCGAGCGCCATCGGCTGCGCGCGCGCCGGTGTCATCGAGACGACGTTCCGCGAGGAGACCGAGACCGACCTCTTCGGCGAGCAGGCCGTCCTCTGCGGGGGGGCGACCGCGCTCGTCAAGCAGGGCTACGAGGTCCTCGTTGACGCGGGCTACAGCCCCGAGATGGCGTACTTCGAGGTGCTGAACGAGCTGAAGCTCATCGTCGACCTGATGTACGAGGGCGGGCTGACGGAGATGTGGGACTCCGTCTCCGACACCGCCGAGTACGGCGGGCTGACGCAGGGCCCCGTCGTCGTCGACGAGACGGCTCGCGAGAACATGGAGGAGGTCCTCGAGCAGGTCCAGAACGGCGAGTTCGCCCAGGAGTGGATCACCGAGAACCAGGCCAACCGGCCGAAGTACAAGCAGCTTCGCGCCCGCGAGGAGAACCACGACATCGAGGAGGTCGGCGAACGCCTCCGCGAGCTCTTCGCGTGGGCCGAGGAGGAGTCCGAGGACGAAGAGGAGGTCGCCGAGGTGTCCGCGGATGACTGA